A portion of the Granulosicoccus antarcticus IMCC3135 genome contains these proteins:
- a CDS encoding branched-chain amino acid ABC transporter permease, with protein sequence MSSMRNVIYFLIMTALIVLVGEFQSWNLALSIVNLCIISSIMALGVNMQWGYAGLFNAGIMGFAALGGLAAIVVSMPPVHEAWSAGGFGIFTGIVALIATVVAAVFSYRKMKGRPFRTAIVVLISIGGYFIMRSLFDPATDAIEKVNPATSGYLGGMGLPILLAWPLGGILAGAAAWVVGKITLGLRTDYLAIATLGISEIIVAMLKNEDWMTRGVKNVVGLPRPVPYEINLQQSDWFIQLSGRFDTDPVAFSSIFVKLCYAGLFTVVLLIILYLSEKALRSPWGRMMRAIRDNEVSANAMGKNITARHLQVFVLGSVVVGIAGAMLTTLDGQLTPSSYQPLRFTFLVWVMVIVGGSGNNWGAVLGGFVIWFFWIMSEPMGIWLMDVLTSQMGEGNALRSHLIDSAQHMRLMTMGIILLLTLRFSPRGLLPEKTGRH encoded by the coding sequence ATGAGTTCGATGCGCAACGTCATCTATTTTCTGATAATGACAGCCCTGATTGTTCTGGTAGGAGAATTCCAGAGCTGGAACCTGGCGCTGTCGATCGTCAATCTTTGCATCATCTCCTCCATCATGGCCCTGGGTGTGAATATGCAGTGGGGATATGCGGGACTGTTCAACGCCGGCATCATGGGCTTTGCAGCATTGGGTGGATTGGCTGCCATCGTGGTTTCCATGCCGCCGGTACACGAGGCATGGTCAGCAGGAGGCTTTGGCATCTTCACAGGAATTGTGGCTTTGATTGCTACGGTGGTTGCCGCTGTATTCAGTTACCGGAAAATGAAAGGCCGGCCCTTTCGCACAGCCATTGTCGTACTAATCAGCATTGGCGGCTACTTCATCATGCGTAGCTTGTTTGACCCGGCCACTGATGCCATCGAGAAAGTGAACCCGGCAACATCCGGCTACCTGGGCGGTATGGGATTGCCTATTCTGCTCGCCTGGCCTCTGGGCGGCATACTGGCAGGTGCGGCGGCCTGGGTGGTCGGCAAGATCACACTGGGACTGCGTACCGATTATCTGGCGATCGCCACACTGGGTATCTCAGAGATCATCGTTGCCATGCTCAAGAATGAGGACTGGATGACACGTGGCGTAAAAAATGTTGTTGGACTGCCGCGTCCCGTGCCCTACGAAATCAATCTGCAGCAAAGTGACTGGTTCATCCAGCTCTCTGGTCGATTTGACACTGACCCGGTTGCCTTCTCCAGTATCTTCGTCAAGCTTTGTTATGCCGGCCTGTTCACCGTTGTATTGCTGATCATTCTGTACTTGTCCGAAAAAGCGCTTCGCTCTCCCTGGGGCCGCATGATGCGAGCCATCCGCGATAACGAAGTGTCGGCCAATGCCATGGGCAAGAACATCACCGCCAGACATTTGCAGGTATTCGTACTGGGCTCCGTCGTCGTGGGTATTGCAGGAGCCATGCTGACAACGCTTGATGGTCAGTTGACCCCCTCAAGTTACCAGCCGCTGCGATTCACCTTTCTGGTGTGGGTCATGGTCATCGTCGGTGGTTCAGGCAACAACTGGGGCGCGGTACTGGGTGGATTCGTGATCTGGTTCTTCTGGATCATGTCCGAACCCATGGGCATCTGGTTGATGGATGTACTGACATCGCAAATGGGTGAAGGCAATGCTCTGCGTTCGCACCTTATTGATTCTGCACAGCATATGCGACTGATGACCATGGGCATCATTCTATTGCTCACCCTGCGATTCAGTCCGCGCGGCTTGCTGCCTGAAAAGACCGGGCGGCACTGA
- a CDS encoding branched-chain amino acid ABC transporter permease translates to MELLNALALLSNYVLVPALAYGSQLALGALGVTLVFGILRFSNFAHGDTMAFGTMVTILFTWWFQSMGLHLGPLPTALLALPFGIVFCAAYVLLTDRVIYRFYRHKRADPVIYLIASVGIMFVTNGVVRFIIGPDDQNFADGERFIIKAGEFKKLTGLSEGVSIKASQGITVVTMVIVVALLFWFLNRTRSGKSMRAYSDNEDLALLSGINPDRVVAITWILAAALATIAGTLYGLDKSFKPFTYFQLLLPIFASAIVGGLGNPLGAIAGGFVIAFSEIMITYAYKRVVAYMIPGDWVPDGLVQLLSTDYKFAVSFMILLLVLLIRPNGIFKGTGT, encoded by the coding sequence ATGGAACTGCTAAATGCATTGGCCTTGTTGTCAAACTACGTGCTGGTACCTGCACTGGCCTACGGCAGTCAGCTCGCCCTGGGAGCGCTGGGTGTCACACTGGTATTCGGAATTCTGCGCTTCTCCAACTTTGCGCATGGCGACACCATGGCCTTTGGCACCATGGTCACCATCTTGTTCACCTGGTGGTTTCAATCCATGGGGCTCCACCTGGGCCCGTTGCCAACAGCACTGCTGGCCTTGCCGTTCGGCATTGTTTTCTGCGCCGCTTATGTGCTACTGACCGATCGCGTCATCTATCGCTTCTATCGACACAAGCGAGCTGACCCTGTCATCTACCTGATAGCCTCGGTCGGCATCATGTTCGTCACCAACGGCGTCGTGCGCTTCATCATCGGACCGGATGATCAGAACTTTGCCGATGGCGAACGCTTCATCATCAAGGCGGGCGAATTCAAGAAATTAACCGGCCTGAGCGAAGGTGTTTCCATCAAGGCATCACAGGGCATCACGGTAGTGACCATGGTTATCGTTGTGGCACTGCTGTTCTGGTTCCTCAACCGAACCCGCTCTGGCAAATCGATGCGTGCCTACTCAGATAATGAAGACCTGGCGCTTCTCTCTGGCATCAATCCTGACAGGGTGGTTGCCATCACCTGGATTCTGGCTGCCGCGCTGGCGACCATTGCAGGCACACTCTACGGCCTCGACAAGTCCTTCAAGCCATTCACCTATTTTCAGCTATTGCTACCCATCTTTGCCTCGGCCATCGTGGGTGGATTGGGCAACCCACTGGGTGCCATCGCAGGGGGTTTTGTCATCGCCTTTTCCGAGATCATGATCACCTATGCCTACAAACGGGTCGTCGCCTATATGATCCCCGGCGACTGGGTCCCTGATGGTCTGGTTCAACTGCTGTCAACCGACTACAAATTCGCTGTCAGTTTCATGATTCTCTTGCTGGTATTACTGATCAGACCTAACGGAATCTTCAAGGGGACAGGGACATGA